The DNA segment GGTTTCGACCGCGCCCGGCGCGAAGCTGGCGGCGACGATCCGCCGCTGCTCGCGCCACAGCTCGCCATCGCTGGTTAGCAGCCCGTGGCCGATAATCGGATGAAGCAGCTCATGGACGATATCCGGCTTGGCGTAGTTGGCGGCCTCCTCGAGCAGCACTTGCTGGACATGGTCGGGGTCGAGCAGCACATGGACGGTAAAGCCGAGAATGCGCCGCTTGATATGGTCGGTTTCGAAGGCCCGCTCGGACCAGCCGTATACGGAGCTTCGCGCCCGCTCCCCGAAAAAGCCGCGCCAGCCCGCGACCGGCCTTGGCGGCCGCGGCGGATGGGGCGGGATGAAGGGCCGGGTCACTCCGCGGCCAGCAGCTCTTCCGCCCCGCCAAGGTCGACCGACACGAGCCGGCTGACCCCGCGCTCGATCATGGTCACGCCGTAAAGGCGATGCATCCGGCTCATTGTTACCGCATTATGAGTGACGATGAGGTAGCGGGTGTCGGTTTCACCGGTCATCCGGTCGAGCAAGTCACAGAAACGGTCGACATTGGCATCATCGAGCGGGGCGTCGACCTCGTCGAGCACGCAGATCGGCGCCGGATTGGTCAGGAACAGGGCGAAGATCAACGCAACCGCGGTCAGCGCCTGTTCGCCGCCCGACAAAAGGGTCAGCGTCGACAATCGCTTGCCGGGCGGCTGGGCCATGATCTCCAGTCCTGCCTCGAGCGGATCGTCGCTTTCAACGAGTTCGAGATGGGCCTGGCCGCCGTCGAAAAGGGTGGTGAACAGACTGCCGAAATGCGAATTGACCTTTTCGAACGCGTCGACCAGCCGGATGCGACCTTCGCGATTGAGGCTGCCGATCGATCCACGAAGGCGCAGGACCGCTTGTGCAAGCTCATCTTTTTCTGCGATATTGGCCTCCCGGCTGGTGTCGAGTTCGGCCAGTTCCTGCTCGGCGACAAGGTTGACCGGGCCGATCCGCTCACGGTCGGCAGTCAGCCGGTCGAGACTGTCCTTCTCCGCCTCCGGATCAGCGAAGTCGTCGGCGGCAAAGCCCAAGCGTTCGGGCAAAAGCGGCGGCGGACATTGAAATTTTTCGCCGCAGATGCGGGCATATTCCTGCCGCCGCCCGGCCTGTGCCTCGGCCCGGGCCGCGGCGCCGGCACGGGCCTCGCGCGCCGCCGCAAAGGCTTCGCCGGCCTCCGCCAGCGCCCGCCCGGCGATCGTGACCGCTTCCTGCGCGTTCCGCTCGGCCTCCAATGTCTCTGCAATGCGCGCCTCGCTGGTCGCGCCCTGCTGTTCAAGGCGTTCGATTTCGATAGCATGGCGGTCGGGCTGGTCGGCGAGCTCCTCCTGCTCCTCCTCCATCGCCATCGCACGCGACGCGGTTTCCGCCAGTCGCCGCTCGGCCTGCAACGCGCGGGTACGCCATTCTCCCGATTCCCGCCCCGCGGCGGCATGGCGCTCGCGGTCAGCGGCGGTCTCGCGGGCGCGGGTGGCGGAACGGGCCCGACAGTCCGCCACCGCTTCACCAGCCTGGGCAGCAGCCGCGCGCGCGGCGCCGACCTCGTCGCCCAGCGTATCCGGGTCGGGCAGCGCGGCAAGCGCCGCCATCGCCTCGTCGACCGCGCGCCGCGCGGCCTCGGCAAGCGGTGCAAGGTCGGTCTTGCGCTCTTCCAGTCCGGCGCGCTGGGCGTCGAGCCGCTCCAGGGCTGCCGCGGCGCTATCCCCCGCCCGCGCGGCGTCACGGCCCGTTCGTTCCGCCATTGCAGCATCGGCCCGTGCCCGCTCGGCCTGCTGGCGATGGGCTTCGACAGCCGCCGCCGCCCCGTCGCGAACACCCTCGGCGTCACGGACCACCTGCTGCAATGGCGGCAAGCTTCGGTCGATCTCCGCCAGCCGGTTGGCGCGCAGCAACCGCTCAGCCGCCGCTGCGCCGCCGCCTTCGCTGACGAATCCGTCCCAGCGGCGCAGGACGCCGTCGCGAGTCACGAGGCGCTGACCAACGGCAAGGGGCTGCCCTTCGTCGTTTTCGGCCATGCCGACCTGCGCGAGCCGCCGATGCAGCGCTTTGGGCGCGTCGACATGATCGAGCAGCCGGGTAAGTCCCGGCGCCAGCGGCGGATCCGATGCCGAGGCTTCGCTTCCTTGCCAACGGCGTTGGCCCTTGTCGCCGAGCACCGCCTCGATATCCTCGCCAAGCGCCGCCGCCAGGGCCAGCTCATAGCCTGGCGCGGCTCGTAGTTCGGCCAATGCCGCGCCGCCGCCATGATCGAGCGCACGGGCCAGCGCGTCGCGCTCCGCATTTGCCGCGCTCAGCGCCGCCCGGGCAGCCGCAAGTGCGCTCTCTGCCTCGTCACGGGTCGCGGCGGCCGCAGCGCGCTGGGCCTCCGCCTCGTCCAGCGCCGCTTCGGCCCTGACCAATTCCTGCTCGGACTGCTTCGATTGCCGTGACGCCTGCGCGATTGCCGCACGTTCGATCGCGCCGTCACCGACATTGCCAAGCTGGCTTGCAAGTCGTTCGGCTTCCGCCTCGACCCGGCCCCACTGCGATCGTGCCGCCTCCAGCGCTGCGTCGGCAACTCGCCGCTCCGCGCGCATAGCGGCCTCGCGGGCCAGCAATCCGGCCAGCGCCGCTTCAGCCTCGCGCGAGGCCGCTTCGGCCGCGGTCAGTTCAGTGGCGATTCGGGCCGCGACCGTTTCCGCGTCGGCCAGCCTTTCCTCGATCGTCTTGCGTTCCTGGTCGAGCGCTTCGATCGCCCGCGCCGCATCGGCCTTGAGAGCTACCTCGCGCGCGGTTTCCGCCGAAAGCGCCTCGGCCAGCCGGACCAGTTCCGCGAGCCGGCGCACCACCGTGTCGCGCCTGGCCCGTGCCGTCGCCAACTCATGCGCCAGCGTTCGTCCGGTGTCGCGCGCCGCGATCGCGGCCTCGCGCCGCTCCGCAAGCGCCGCCGCCGCCTGTTCCTGGAGCGACTGGGCCGCCTGCATCGCTTCGC comes from the Sphingomonas xanthus genome and includes:
- the smc gene encoding chromosome segregation protein SMC, coding for MRFRRLKLSGFKSFVEPAELRIEPGLTGVVGPNGCGKSNLLEAIRWVMGEGSPKSLRGGGMEDVIFAGTATRPPRDFAEVSLLIEHEAGEGGSDLATESEVTRRIERGAGSAYRLDGRDVRQKDVSLLFADAATGAHSPALVSQGRIGAVIAAKPVERRMMLEEAAGISGLHARRKDAEAKLRATEANLQRLDELLSDQEARASALRRQARAAERYRALSDKIRLAEGRLVYARWHEADRAAVAALEEARACEREVHRLGEAMQAAQSLQEQAAAALAERREAAIAARDTGRTLAHELATARARRDTVVRRLAELVRLAEALSAETAREVALKADAARAIEALDQERKTIEERLADAETVAARIATELTAAEAASREAEAALAGLLAREAAMRAERRVADAALEAARSQWGRVEAEAERLASQLGNVGDGAIERAAIAQASRQSKQSEQELVRAEAALDEAEAQRAAAAATRDEAESALAAARAALSAANAERDALARALDHGGGAALAELRAAPGYELALAAALGEDIEAVLGDKGQRRWQGSEASASDPPLAPGLTRLLDHVDAPKALHRRLAQVGMAENDEGQPLAVGQRLVTRDGVLRRWDGFVSEGGGAAAAERLLRANRLAEIDRSLPPLQQVVRDAEGVRDGAAAAVEAHRQQAERARADAAMAERTGRDAARAGDSAAAALERLDAQRAGLEERKTDLAPLAEAARRAVDEAMAALAALPDPDTLGDEVGAARAAAAQAGEAVADCRARSATRARETAADRERHAAAGRESGEWRTRALQAERRLAETASRAMAMEEEQEELADQPDRHAIEIERLEQQGATSEARIAETLEAERNAQEAVTIAGRALAEAGEAFAAAREARAGAAARAEAQAGRRQEYARICGEKFQCPPPLLPERLGFAADDFADPEAEKDSLDRLTADRERIGPVNLVAEQELAELDTSREANIAEKDELAQAVLRLRGSIGSLNREGRIRLVDAFEKVNSHFGSLFTTLFDGGQAHLELVESDDPLEAGLEIMAQPPGKRLSTLTLLSGGEQALTAVALIFALFLTNPAPICVLDEVDAPLDDANVDRFCDLLDRMTGETDTRYLIVTHNAVTMSRMHRLYGVTMIERGVSRLVSVDLGGAEELLAAE